Part of the Halorubrum lacusprofundi ATCC 49239 genome, AAACAGTAAGTAGTAACGATGTTTCTACCTGAAATTCTATCGACTCAGCCGTTCTAATGTATGTTTAGCAGGTTACTTACGTCCAGTTATTGGGAGTAACCCCTCACCTTCGGCTGGAAGAAAACACTTGCAGGGTGGTGTGTGAGGGGCTACTTCCGAGAACACTTGTAACACTTGCAGGGTGGTAGAAGCGTTTATAACGGTACAGTCTATCATAGTTAACAAATGGTCGACTTGGGTGACAATCCGTTTGATACAACTGATGCGATCTTTGAGTGGAAGCAACCGCTTAAAAAGGACACCTTCAGCCCTGAAACCATCTTTCACCGGGACGAAGAAATTAGTTTGTATATCAACGCGCTTCAAGATGTTGTTGTTGGCCACGATCCAAACAATATCTTCGTTTTTGGGCCAACAGGCGTTGGAAAGACTGCCGTGACGAAGTGGGTTCGTGATAAACTCCAAGAGAAAGCGGCTGAGGAAGGTGTTCCACTCCACGTTATTGGACCAATCAACTGTCGAAACTACCGATCAGCTTACTCACTGGTGACCTCGCTTGTCAACGAGTTCCGCGAACCCGATAACAAACTTCCCGAGAGCGGCTACAGTACCGACAATGTCTTTGAGTTTTTGCATGAAGAAATCGAAGCAGTCGGGGGAAATGTGTTGATCATTCTCGATGAGATTGATAATATACCTCCAGACGCTCGTAATGATTTTTTATACGACCTCCCACGTGCTGAGGCAAACGAGAATACTCCAATTGAGACCGCAAAAATTGGATTGATTGGTATCTCGAATGATTTGAAGTTTGTCGACGTGCTTGAACCAAAGGTTAAATCTACACTTGGTGAACGTGAGATTAAGTTTGGACCATACAACGCTAACGAACTTCGTGATATCCTTGGCTACTACGCCGACATGGCATTCAGAGACGGTGTACTTCAAGATGAAGTGGTACCGCTTGCAGCAGCATTCTCAGCTCAGGAGCGTGGAGATGTTCGTCAGGGGCTCCGTATTCTCGAAAAAGCAGGTGAGTACGCCCGTATGAGTGATGGAAATGTGGTCACCGAAGAGCATGTCCGTCAGGCAACTGAGACAATCGAAACGGATGAATTGCTAGATTATTTTGAGGACGATTTAAGCTCGCAGCAAGCACTTACGTATCTTGCAACAACGCTCGCGATCATCGAACCTGGGCATGAGGCGACTACAAAGCGAGTGTATAATTTGTACTCCTCAATCGCAGAATCAAGCAATAGACCTGTTAAATCAGAACGCAAGCTGTACGAGTTCCTTGACCAACTCTCGATGCAGGGACTGGTCCGCTCTGCCGAACAGAATCTTGGTATCAAAGGTGGCCGCAAATTTATTTACGACGTAACTGACGACCCAAGAGATATTCTTAACGCTGCACTCAAGTCAAGTTATAAAAATGCCGTACCGAGCAATGCTAAACGTGTGTTGAAATCACATCTCGAAGATGAGGCATCAGAATTTCAACCACCAGATACATCGGATCCTCAGCAACGAAACCTCTGGAAATTCACATGAGCGGAGCTCTATCAGTATAACACTTGCAGGGTGGTGTGTCGTCTAGAACACTTGCAGCTTGGTGTGGTGTTGAAAACACTTGCAGGGTGGTGTGGTCAAATACGCCGCGTACAATATTCTTTCACGTGGACTTGATCAAGTAGGAGTGATTCACTCCCATTCAATGCCTACGGAGACTGCGCTCTCTACGGGAACCGATTCGGTTCCTACAAAGCGCGTCTTGGAAACAGGAAGCCCCGTCCTCTGTGAGGCCGTAAGGTCGATCGGGGTGAGGTAGTTCACTTAGTGTAGGTTCAAGTTTTGTCTTATGAGTGATGGGCTTTCTATGTCTCTCGATTTGAGCTAGCAGGTCGATGCTTAGAGCTACACGTAAAACACCCCTCTATCGATGTGTAAACTTCCAGCTGAGCCTATCTATCGTCAGGACGCGATATATTCTCGTACAGACCATCTTCTCGGGCTTGTCAGAGATGGTCTCGTAGATCTGCTGGAGCGTCTCCTCAACGGTGAACAGGTTGTGCTTTCGAGGAACTCGTGGCTTTACTCAGTGAGACCGTAGAACTTCTAAGAGAGCCCTGTCGACGTATCCGACAGCGCCCGCTTTTTTTGGTGTTGTTTCCGGACTCTTCGAGTCGACCTCGAAACAGGCGAGTGGAGTC contains:
- a CDS encoding Cdc6/Cdc18 family protein, with amino-acid sequence MVDLGDNPFDTTDAIFEWKQPLKKDTFSPETIFHRDEEISLYINALQDVVVGHDPNNIFVFGPTGVGKTAVTKWVRDKLQEKAAEEGVPLHVIGPINCRNYRSAYSLVTSLVNEFREPDNKLPESGYSTDNVFEFLHEEIEAVGGNVLIILDEIDNIPPDARNDFLYDLPRAEANENTPIETAKIGLIGISNDLKFVDVLEPKVKSTLGEREIKFGPYNANELRDILGYYADMAFRDGVLQDEVVPLAAAFSAQERGDVRQGLRILEKAGEYARMSDGNVVTEEHVRQATETIETDELLDYFEDDLSSQQALTYLATTLAIIEPGHEATTKRVYNLYSSIAESSNRPVKSERKLYEFLDQLSMQGLVRSAEQNLGIKGGRKFIYDVTDDPRDILNAALKSSYKNAVPSNAKRVLKSHLEDEASEFQPPDTSDPQQRNLWKFT